Proteins from one Gammaproteobacteria bacterium genomic window:
- the thrS gene encoding threonine--tRNA ligase has product MSIEISFPDGNKKSFDMPVTGLEIAQGISPGLAKKAIIVKLDGAQWDLTRPIENNAAIEIVTRDQPEALEVLRHDAAHVLAQAVQELFPGTQITFGPSTDVGFYYDFARDEPFTEADLETIEKRMREIVQRDLPIAREVWNRDEAIAHFQKIGEKYKAEWIREGISPDEELSIYRQGGDWLDMCMGPHLPSTGRLGSAFKLTKVSGAYWRGDANNAQLQRIYGVAFANDKDLKAYLHMMEEAEKRDHRRLGKQLDLFHIQEEAVGQVFWHPKGYSIYRSLEAYIRRKIGAKGYVEVKTPLLLDRKLWERSGHWDKYHENMFIAEVQESESHHSSLALKPMNCPGHVQIFNQGITSYRDLPLRMAEFGSCHRYEPSGALHGLMRVRGFTQDDAHIFCTPEQMPLEAANAGRLIFDVYRELGFDKVDVKLSTRPEQRIGADEVWDRAEGELAKACDMMGVDYTLQPGEGAFYGPKLEFTLHDAIGRAWQCGTVQVDFNLPERFEAEYVAEDGSRQRPAMLHRAVLGSMERFIGILIEQYAGTFPLWIAPVQAVVATIVSDADDYAATVQAAFAKAGLRSELDLRNEKINYKVREHSVGRIPVIAVVGRKEAEDGSVALRRLGTQHQKTLPLDEAIALLTAEALPPDLRAG; this is encoded by the coding sequence ATGTCTATCGAAATCAGTTTTCCGGACGGCAACAAGAAGTCGTTCGACATGCCCGTGACCGGGCTCGAAATCGCCCAGGGCATCAGCCCCGGGCTCGCCAAGAAGGCGATCATCGTCAAGCTGGACGGTGCGCAATGGGACCTGACGCGGCCGATCGAAAACAATGCCGCGATCGAGATCGTGACCCGCGATCAGCCGGAAGCTCTGGAAGTGCTGCGCCACGACGCTGCGCACGTGCTGGCGCAGGCGGTGCAGGAATTGTTTCCGGGGACGCAGATCACCTTCGGTCCGTCCACCGATGTGGGCTTTTATTACGACTTCGCGCGTGACGAACCCTTCACCGAAGCCGATCTCGAAACCATCGAAAAGCGTATGCGCGAGATTGTTCAGCGCGACCTGCCGATCGCACGCGAGGTCTGGAACCGGGACGAGGCGATCGCCCATTTCCAGAAGATCGGCGAAAAGTACAAGGCCGAGTGGATCCGCGAAGGCATCTCGCCGGACGAGGAGCTCAGCATCTACCGTCAGGGCGGCGACTGGCTGGACATGTGCATGGGGCCGCATCTGCCGTCCACCGGCCGGCTCGGCAGCGCCTTCAAGCTGACCAAGGTGTCGGGTGCCTATTGGCGCGGCGATGCCAACAATGCGCAATTGCAGCGCATCTACGGCGTGGCCTTCGCCAACGACAAGGACCTCAAGGCCTATCTGCACATGATGGAGGAGGCGGAGAAGCGCGATCACCGCCGTCTCGGCAAGCAGCTGGATCTGTTCCACATCCAGGAAGAGGCCGTGGGCCAGGTGTTCTGGCACCCCAAGGGCTATTCGATCTACCGTTCGCTCGAGGCCTACATCCGCCGCAAGATCGGCGCGAAGGGCTATGTCGAGGTCAAGACCCCGCTGTTGCTGGACCGCAAGCTGTGGGAGCGTTCCGGGCATTGGGACAAGTACCACGAGAACATGTTCATCGCCGAGGTGCAGGAAAGCGAAAGCCATCACAGCTCGCTCGCACTCAAGCCGATGAACTGCCCCGGTCACGTGCAGATCTTCAATCAGGGCATCACCAGCTACCGCGATCTGCCGCTGCGCATGGCCGAGTTCGGTTCCTGCCACCGCTACGAGCCGTCCGGCGCGCTGCACGGCCTGATGCGCGTGCGCGGGTTCACCCAGGACGATGCGCACATCTTCTGCACGCCCGAGCAGATGCCGTTGGAAGCCGCCAACGCCGGCCGCCTGATCTTCGATGTCTATCGCGAGCTCGGTTTCGACAAGGTCGACGTCAAGCTTTCGACGCGGCCCGAACAGCGCATCGGCGCCGATGAAGTCTGGGACCGCGCCGAAGGCGAGCTCGCCAAGGCCTGCGACATGATGGGCGTGGACTACACGCTGCAACCGGGCGAGGGCGCGTTCTATGGCCCGAAGCTCGAGTTCACCCTGCACGACGCCATCGGCCGTGCCTGGCAGTGCGGCACCGTGCAGGTGGACTTCAATCTGCCGGAGCGCTTCGAGGCCGAGTACGTGGCCGAGGACGGTTCGCGTCAGCGGCCCGCGATGCTGCACCGCGCCGTGCTCGGTTCGATGGAACGCTTCATCGGCATTCTGATCGAGCAGTACGCCGGCACCTTCCCGTTGTGGATCGCGCCGGTGCAGGCGGTGGTGGCGACCATCGTGTCGGACGCGGACGACTACGCCGCGACCGTGCAGGCGGCGTTCGCCAAGGCGGGCCTGCGCAGCGAACTCGATCTGCGCAACGAGAAGATCAACTACAAGGTGCGCGAACACTCCGTCGGACGCATCCCGGTGATCGCCGTGGTCGGCCGCAAGGAAGCCGAGGATGGCAGCGTGGCCTTGCGCCGTCTGGGCACGCAGCATCAGAAGACCCTGCCGCTGGACGAGGCGATCGCCCTGCTGACGGCCGAAGCCCTGCCACCCGATCTGCGCGCCGGATGA